AAAACTTTTGCCTCATCTTTATCAAAGGCATCAAGATAGGTAAAAACAACATTGCCTTCAACTTTTCCAGGATCAGTCACTCTTACGTGTCCAGGATCAGTGTACATGCTCATAACTCGTTTGTTTAATGTATCTTGGTCATCACCTAGAAATATTGCATTATTTAAACTTTTGCTCATCTTTGCTTGGCCATCAAGCCCAACCAAACGTGAAACTTTTGGGACTAAGGCTTTAACCTCAGGAAAAACATCAGTTCCATAGGTATGATTAAATGTTCGAATAATTTCGTTTGTTTGTTCTATCACTGGCAACTGATCATCGCCAACAGGAACAATGGTCCCTTTAACAATCGTGATGTCTGCAGCCTGACTAACTGGATACATTAAAAATCCTGCTGGAACAGATTGACCGAAGCCTTTTTGTTGAATTTCTGTTTTTACCGTCGGATTTCGAAGTAATCGATTAACCGTAACTAAATTAAGATATAAAATCGTAAGCTCTGCGATTTCAGGAATCATTGATTGAATAAAAATAGTGGTTTTTGAAGGATCAATTCCGACAGCCAAATAATCTAAAGCAACTTGAACAACGTTTTCTCTAACTTTTTCAGGGTTCGATGCGTTATCGGTTAGTGCTTGAATATCTGCAATCATGACATATTGTTTATACAAATCTTGCAAAGTAACACGATTTAAAAGCGATCCAGCATAATGTCCAATATGCAATGCTCCTGTTGGTCGATCACCAGTCAATACGATTTCTTGCTTTTTCATCTAGTTCCTTTTAGATTCAATTTATTAAAATTCATACTGATTAAAATATATTATTTATAATCACTATGGTGAGTACATG
This portion of the Candidatus Dependentiae bacterium genome encodes:
- the trpS gene encoding tryptophan--tRNA ligase; the protein is MKKQEIVLTGDRPTGALHIGHYAGSLLNRVTLQDLYKQYVMIADIQALTDNASNPEKVRENVVQVALDYLAVGIDPSKTTIFIQSMIPEIAELTILYLNLVTVNRLLRNPTVKTEIQQKGFGQSVPAGFLMYPVSQAADITIVKGTIVPVGDDQLPVIEQTNEIIRTFNHTYGTDVFPEVKALVPKVSRLVGLDGQAKMSKSLNNAIFLGDDQDTLNKRVMSMYTDPGHVRVTDPGKVEGNVVFTYLDAFDKDEAKVLQLKDHYQKGGLGDVQLKKYLFEVVNEMLTPIRNRRLEFSKDQGEVMRLLLAGTADARQVASQTMSDVKKVLKLDY